A genomic window from Flintibacter sp. KGMB00164 includes:
- a CDS encoding NusG domain II-containing protein: MNKQTKILAGVLAAVVLLSAGVLVWRKLNPQEARIAKITQKGQVLREIDLTQVKEPYSFVIEGENGALNTVQVEPGRICISEASCPDQICVHQGWIGDGSEPIVCLPNQVIIQITGGGSQVDAATG; this comes from the coding sequence ATGAACAAACAGACCAAGATCCTTGCCGGTGTGCTGGCGGCCGTGGTACTTTTGTCGGCAGGCGTGCTGGTATGGCGCAAGCTGAACCCCCAGGAGGCCCGGATCGCCAAGATCACCCAGAAGGGGCAGGTGCTCCGGGAGATCGACCTGACCCAGGTGAAGGAGCCCTACTCCTTTGTCATTGAGGGGGAGAACGGGGCGCTCAATACCGTGCAGGTGGAGCCGGGGCGCATCTGCATCAGTGAGGCCTCCTGTCCGGACCAGATCTGTGTCCACCAGGGGTGGATCGGCGACGGCAGCGAGCCCATCGTCTGCCTGCCCAATCAGGTCATCATCCAGATCACGGGAGGAGGGAGCCAGGTTGACGCAGCGACCGGTTAA
- a CDS encoding DegV family protein, whose translation MAYVKMVTDSAADIPRALREELDIQVLPFPIAMGDKEYEDGYDFTPEEFYGMLLSAPQIPTHAQLNPYVFEQCFEQAYDNGYTHLIYTSINSKGSATHQNAVQAREEFYEEHPEARENFQITIIDSRNYTMTYGWAVVQGAKMAAVGTDPDKVVAYIQDWLDHVRVLFAPLDLRFAKKSGRVSAAAAFVGDALGLKPIMTFENGESKILSKVRGEKNIIPAIMERCRKTRQAASPYMVIKADNAPMADALIRACEEEFGAPADMVYPIGGVIAINAGPNLIGVVYREQ comes from the coding sequence ATGGCTTACGTAAAAATGGTTACCGATTCTGCCGCCGATATCCCCCGCGCCCTGCGGGAGGAGCTGGATATTCAGGTGCTCCCCTTCCCCATCGCCATGGGGGATAAAGAGTATGAAGACGGCTATGATTTTACTCCGGAGGAGTTTTACGGGATGCTGCTCAGCGCCCCGCAGATCCCCACCCACGCTCAGCTCAATCCCTATGTCTTTGAGCAGTGCTTTGAGCAGGCCTACGACAACGGCTATACCCATCTTATCTATACCTCCATCAACTCCAAGGGCTCGGCCACCCATCAGAACGCCGTCCAGGCCCGGGAGGAGTTTTATGAGGAGCATCCCGAGGCCCGGGAGAACTTCCAGATTACTATCATCGACTCCCGCAACTACACCATGACCTACGGCTGGGCTGTGGTTCAGGGAGCCAAGATGGCTGCGGTGGGTACCGATCCGGACAAGGTAGTGGCCTATATTCAGGACTGGCTGGACCACGTGCGGGTGCTCTTTGCCCCGCTGGACCTGCGCTTTGCCAAGAAGTCGGGCCGTGTGTCGGCGGCCGCCGCCTTTGTGGGCGACGCCCTGGGACTCAAGCCCATCATGACTTTTGAAAACGGCGAGTCCAAGATCCTCTCCAAGGTACGTGGAGAGAAAAACATCATCCCCGCTATTATGGAGCGCTGCCGCAAGACCCGTCAGGCGGCCAGCCCCTACATGGTCATCAAGGCGGACAACGCCCCCATGGCCGACGCTCTGATCCGGGCCTGTGAGGAGGAGTTCGGCGCTCCTGCCGATATGGTCTATCCCATCGGCGGCGTCATCGCCATCAATGCCGGTCCCAACCTCATCGGTGTGGTATACCGGGAACAGTGA
- the mazG gene encoding nucleoside triphosphate pyrophosphohydrolase encodes MVDFECMDSYGMEDLERIVALLRAPGGCPWDREQTHESIRRNMLEEAYEAAEAIDEKNPEHLKEELGDVLLQVVFHAQMAKEEGLFTFQDVVDGVAKKMVFRHPHVFGTVQAEDSDQALETWDAQKRQEKHQRTAGDTLDAVARSLPALIRAEKLQDKARKAGFDWPDLAPALDKLDEEVGELRRAAQGDGDPQEELGDLLFAAVKAGRFLHVDSEQALTQACEKFIRRFRAVERLAQGESLDQMELAQLEELWARAKQQEG; translated from the coding sequence GTGGTAGATTTTGAGTGCATGGACTCCTATGGCATGGAGGATCTGGAGCGGATCGTGGCTCTGCTGCGTGCGCCCGGGGGATGCCCCTGGGACCGGGAGCAGACCCACGAGAGCATCCGGCGCAATATGCTGGAGGAGGCCTACGAGGCCGCAGAGGCCATTGACGAAAAGAACCCGGAGCACCTGAAAGAGGAGCTCGGGGACGTGCTGCTCCAGGTGGTGTTCCACGCCCAGATGGCCAAGGAGGAAGGTCTGTTTACCTTCCAGGATGTGGTGGACGGCGTGGCCAAGAAGATGGTCTTCCGCCACCCCCACGTGTTTGGCACCGTGCAGGCGGAGGACAGCGACCAGGCTCTGGAGACCTGGGACGCCCAGAAACGCCAGGAGAAGCACCAGCGCACCGCCGGCGACACGCTGGATGCGGTAGCGCGTTCTCTGCCCGCCCTGATCCGGGCAGAAAAATTGCAGGACAAGGCCCGCAAAGCGGGTTTTGACTGGCCGGACCTGGCTCCCGCCCTGGACAAGCTGGACGAGGAGGTGGGGGAGCTGCGCCGCGCCGCTCAGGGCGACGGAGACCCCCAGGAGGAGCTGGGCGACCTGCTGTTTGCCGCGGTGAAGGCGGGACGCTTTCTCCACGTGGACAGCGAGCAGGCGCTGACTCAGGCCTGCGAAAAGTTCATCCGCCGCTTTCGCGCTGTGGAGCGGCTGGCCCAGGGAGAGAGCCTGGACCAGATGGAGCTGGCCCAGCTGGAGGAGCTTTGGGCCCGCGCCAAGCAACAGGAGGGCTGA
- a CDS encoding polysaccharide biosynthesis protein, which yields MAQHSHAPRRVARPEKQNTFFGGAAILAVGIMVVKLIGMFYKIPLINIIGEQGSADFGNAYNIYAVLLTISTAGLPVAVSKLVSEANATGRQNQVRRVFRLSLALFLTLGVLSFLIMSFGSAQLAALMNDDQAAPGIRALAPAVICVGCLSAFRGYAQGHGNMTPTAVSQIIEALCKLVVGLGLAYWLVQAGADQSHAAAGAITGVTVGTIVALAYMLLNYLMGRSREGLAKDTPDSNATIIRNLLMIAVPITISSSMVGIVTVIDSSLVQGQLQRALLENTDCWALYKDFMDFDTLESALKAWQATLPEGTAVSMSLLSDQLADGSKTAGALHDALEAASRTLYGNYNGALNIYNLPTSLMAAITAAVIPAVSGTLARRDRKGASRVAGSALRISALLAFPMGVGLYVLGKPIMALIFPSLTAELAGPLLSTLGLATVFVCMMLVCNSILQAYGFVNLPVIIMLAGGVIKIVLNYNVVVLPQVGIYGAPLGNIFCFALCLILDLIVMARVIPGCPKYIPLFAKPAAAAAVMGLGAWAVHGLLAKLFAAGRMGNAVSTLAAILVAVVIYGVLVIVLRAITKEDLALMPKGEKIARILHLS from the coding sequence ATGGCCCAACACAGTCATGCACCCCGCCGGGTGGCCCGGCCGGAAAAACAAAACACCTTCTTCGGCGGAGCCGCCATCCTGGCCGTGGGTATCATGGTGGTCAAACTCATCGGCATGTTCTACAAGATCCCGCTGATCAACATCATCGGGGAGCAGGGCAGCGCCGACTTCGGCAATGCCTATAATATCTACGCCGTGCTGCTCACCATCTCCACCGCGGGCCTGCCCGTGGCCGTGTCCAAGCTGGTCAGCGAGGCGAACGCCACCGGACGGCAAAACCAGGTGCGCCGGGTGTTCCGGCTGTCCCTGGCCCTGTTTCTTACCCTGGGCGTGCTGTCCTTCCTCATCATGTCCTTTGGCTCGGCACAGCTGGCCGCCCTGATGAACGACGACCAGGCCGCCCCCGGCATCCGCGCCCTGGCTCCGGCCGTCATCTGCGTGGGCTGTCTGTCCGCCTTCCGGGGCTATGCCCAGGGCCACGGGAACATGACGCCCACCGCCGTCTCCCAGATCATCGAGGCCCTGTGCAAGCTGGTGGTAGGCCTGGGACTGGCCTACTGGCTGGTACAAGCGGGAGCCGACCAGAGCCACGCCGCCGCCGGCGCCATCACCGGCGTGACGGTGGGTACCATTGTGGCCCTGGCCTACATGCTGCTCAACTACCTGATGGGCCGCAGCCGGGAGGGTCTGGCCAAGGACACCCCCGACTCCAACGCCACCATCATCCGCAACCTGCTGATGATCGCCGTGCCCATTACCATCAGCTCCTCCATGGTGGGTATCGTCACCGTCATCGACTCCTCTCTGGTCCAGGGTCAGCTCCAGCGGGCTCTGCTGGAAAATACCGACTGCTGGGCTTTGTACAAGGACTTTATGGACTTTGATACGCTGGAGAGCGCCCTGAAGGCCTGGCAGGCCACTCTGCCGGAGGGAACGGCCGTCTCCATGTCCCTGCTGTCTGACCAGCTGGCGGATGGAAGTAAGACCGCCGGGGCTCTCCACGACGCCCTGGAGGCGGCCAGCCGCACCCTCTACGGTAACTACAACGGAGCCCTGAACATCTATAACCTGCCCACCTCCCTCATGGCGGCCATTACCGCCGCGGTCATCCCCGCGGTCTCCGGTACCCTGGCCCGCCGGGACCGGAAGGGCGCCAGCCGGGTGGCAGGTTCCGCCCTGCGCATCTCTGCCCTGCTGGCCTTCCCCATGGGTGTGGGCCTGTACGTACTGGGCAAGCCCATCATGGCTTTGATTTTCCCCAGCCTCACCGCGGAGCTGGCCGGTCCTCTGCTGTCCACCCTGGGCCTGGCCACGGTGTTCGTGTGTATGATGCTGGTATGCAACTCCATTTTGCAGGCCTACGGCTTTGTGAATCTGCCGGTCATTATCATGCTGGCCGGAGGCGTCATCAAGATCGTGCTTAACTACAATGTAGTGGTGCTGCCCCAGGTGGGCATCTACGGCGCGCCCCTGGGCAACATCTTCTGTTTTGCCCTGTGTCTCATTCTGGACCTCATTGTCATGGCCCGGGTCATTCCCGGCTGTCCCAAGTATATCCCCCTGTTTGCCAAGCCCGCCGCCGCCGCCGCGGTGATGGGCCTGGGAGCCTGGGCGGTCCACGGCCTGCTGGCCAAGCTGTTTGCCGCAGGCAGAATGGGCAACGCCGTGTCCACACTGGCCGCCATTTTGGTGGCGGTGGTCATCTACGGCGTGCTGGTGATCGTGCTGCGGGCCATCACCAAGGAGGACCTGGCGCTCATGCCAAAGGGAGAGAAAATTGCCCGGATTCTGCATCTTTCTTAA
- the ytvI gene encoding sporulation integral membrane protein YtvI, with translation MKEQKLTWRARGRLWFRIGIRLVLLLAGLWLLWKVGLPLLSLLAPFVAALITAAILHPVVRWLRSTLGGSRKLWSLLVLVLLFGLMGAALGGLIYAAGAQLISLVQSWDDLLANLEGIFQQLEQIFARFWDLVPPALNETVDSVWDSVLEWLKNTLPGMLEGLVNYAKDKALSLPSFGLALIIYIMASYLLTADYPDLRTAAARRTDRRLLAFLIQVRDTALAAFGGYLKAEFLLSVGVFFILLGGFFIIHQPYGLLLALVLAVMDFIPIIGAGTVMVPWAVIDLFTGNLGGAIRLMVIWGLIALFRRVGEPKFVGDQTGLSPILSLVSIYVGMRLGGVLGMILGPTVLLIALNLVKLGLFDGVRADAEAAVEDVIAILRERPESE, from the coding sequence ATGAAAGAACAAAAGCTGACCTGGCGGGCCAGAGGAAGACTGTGGTTCCGGATCGGCATTCGGCTGGTGCTGCTGCTGGCGGGACTGTGGCTGCTGTGGAAGGTGGGGCTGCCTCTGCTGTCCCTACTGGCCCCCTTTGTGGCCGCCCTCATTACCGCCGCCATTCTCCACCCGGTGGTGCGGTGGCTGAGGAGCACTCTGGGAGGCTCCCGAAAGCTGTGGTCGCTGCTGGTGCTGGTGCTGCTGTTCGGGCTGATGGGCGCGGCGTTGGGCGGCCTCATTTATGCCGCCGGAGCCCAGCTGATCTCCCTGGTGCAGAGCTGGGACGACCTGCTGGCCAATCTGGAGGGCATCTTCCAGCAGTTGGAGCAGATTTTTGCCCGCTTCTGGGACCTGGTGCCTCCGGCTCTCAACGAGACGGTGGACTCTGTGTGGGACAGCGTATTGGAGTGGCTGAAAAATACCCTGCCAGGGATGCTGGAGGGGCTGGTGAACTATGCCAAGGATAAGGCTCTGAGCCTGCCCTCCTTTGGCCTGGCGCTGATCATCTATATCATGGCCTCCTACCTGCTCACCGCCGACTACCCCGACCTGCGCACCGCGGCGGCCCGGCGCACCGACCGGCGGCTGCTGGCCTTTCTGATCCAGGTGCGGGATACTGCCCTGGCGGCCTTCGGCGGCTATCTGAAGGCAGAGTTTCTCCTGTCGGTGGGTGTATTCTTTATCCTGCTGGGCGGCTTCTTTATCATCCATCAGCCCTACGGCCTGCTGCTGGCCCTGGTGCTGGCGGTGATGGACTTTATCCCTATCATCGGCGCGGGGACCGTCATGGTGCCCTGGGCGGTCATTGACCTGTTTACCGGAAATCTGGGCGGCGCCATCCGTCTGATGGTGATTTGGGGACTGATCGCCCTGTTTCGCCGGGTGGGCGAGCCCAAATTTGTGGGCGACCAGACCGGTCTGTCTCCCATTTTGTCCCTGGTGAGTATCTATGTAGGTATGCGTCTGGGCGGTGTGCTGGGGATGATTTTGGGCCCAACTGTCCTGCTGATTGCCCTGAATCTGGTGAAATTGGGCCTGTTTGACGGGGTTCGGGCGGACGCGGAGGCTGCTGTGGAGGATGTGATCGCCATTTTGCGGGAGCGCCCCGAGAGCGAATAG
- a CDS encoding RNA-binding S4 domain-containing protein, whose protein sequence is MRLDKWLKVSRLIKRRTVANEACDNQRVTANGRPVKASYDVKAGDVLELRFGERVVKVEVLLVADNVGKADAAAMYRELL, encoded by the coding sequence ATGCGACTGGATAAATGGCTGAAGGTATCCCGGCTCATCAAGCGGCGCACGGTGGCCAATGAGGCCTGCGACAACCAGCGGGTCACCGCCAACGGCCGGCCGGTGAAGGCCAGCTACGACGTAAAGGCCGGAGACGTGCTGGAGCTGCGCTTTGGCGAGCGGGTGGTAAAGGTAGAGGTGCTGCTGGTGGCCGACAACGTGGGCAAGGCCGACGCGGCGGCCATGTACCGGGAGCTGCTGTGA
- the aroF gene encoding 3-deoxy-7-phosphoheptulonate synthase codes for MIIIVKQDAKEERVRDLIQWIEAQNLRTHVSKGDYATIIGVIGDISKLDDDLITGLDIVEGVKHISEPFKSANRKFHPKDSIIEVGEQKLKVGHGNFALIAGPCSVESEEQIISVAKSVKAAGATMLRGGAFKPRTSPYDFQGLKADGIELLLEAKRETGLPIVTEIMNANHLPLFEDVDVIQVGARNMQNFELLKELGKTRKPILIKRGLANTLKELLMSAEYIMAGGNENVILCERGIRTFETATRNTLDLSAVTVLHELTHLPVVVDPSHATGVARYVKPMAMAAAACGADGLIIEVHNDPPHALCDGAQSLRPEQFEDVAKAVRRVRAAALSEE; via the coding sequence ATGATTATCATTGTAAAACAGGACGCCAAGGAAGAGCGGGTACGGGATCTGATCCAGTGGATCGAGGCCCAGAACCTGCGCACCCACGTTTCCAAGGGAGACTACGCCACCATCATCGGCGTCATCGGCGACATCAGCAAGCTGGATGACGACCTGATCACCGGACTGGACATTGTAGAGGGGGTCAAGCATATTTCTGAGCCGTTTAAAAGTGCCAACCGGAAGTTCCATCCCAAGGACTCCATCATCGAAGTTGGCGAGCAGAAGCTGAAAGTGGGCCACGGGAACTTCGCCCTGATTGCCGGGCCCTGTTCCGTGGAGAGCGAGGAGCAGATCATTTCGGTGGCCAAGAGCGTCAAGGCTGCCGGAGCCACCATGCTCCGGGGCGGCGCGTTCAAGCCCCGCACCTCTCCCTATGATTTCCAGGGCCTGAAGGCCGACGGCATCGAGCTGCTGCTGGAGGCCAAGCGGGAGACCGGACTGCCCATCGTCACCGAAATCATGAACGCCAACCACCTGCCTCTCTTCGAGGACGTGGACGTCATCCAGGTGGGCGCCCGGAACATGCAGAACTTTGAGCTTTTGAAGGAGCTGGGCAAGACCCGGAAACCCATCCTCATCAAGCGGGGCCTTGCCAACACCCTCAAGGAGCTGCTGATGAGCGCGGAGTATATCATGGCCGGCGGCAACGAGAACGTTATCCTCTGTGAGCGTGGCATCCGTACCTTTGAGACTGCCACCCGCAACACCCTGGATCTGTCCGCCGTTACCGTCCTCCATGAGCTCACCCATCTGCCCGTGGTGGTGGACCCCAGCCACGCCACCGGCGTGGCCCGGTATGTCAAGCCCATGGCCATGGCGGCCGCCGCCTGCGGCGCCGACGGCCTCATCATCGAGGTGCACAATGACCCGCCCCACGCCCTGTGCGACGGCGCCCAGTCCCTGCGGCCCGAGCAGTTTGAGGACGTGGCCAAGGCGGTGCGCCGGGTGCGTGCCGCCGCCCTGAGCGAGGAGTAA
- a CDS encoding HU family DNA-binding protein, protein MNKTELINAVADKTQLSKKDAEAAITATVEAIAEALTREEKVQLVGFGSFEVKTRAARVGRNPKTGTEIEIPQTKTPVFKAGKALKDAVAG, encoded by the coding sequence ATGAACAAGACCGAACTCATCAACGCCGTGGCCGATAAGACCCAGCTGTCCAAGAAGGACGCTGAGGCTGCCATTACTGCCACCGTGGAGGCCATTGCCGAAGCGCTGACCCGGGAGGAGAAGGTGCAGCTGGTGGGCTTTGGCTCCTTTGAGGTGAAGACCCGCGCCGCTCGGGTGGGCCGCAATCCCAAGACCGGCACCGAGATCGAGATCCCCCAGACCAAGACCCCTGTCTTCAAGGCCGGCAAGGCTCTGAAGGACGCGGTGGCGGGCTGA
- a CDS encoding FAD:protein FMN transferase, with product MKGRLSLLLAGVLAAGAVLTGCGGEQKVSSQSSQVFAMDTVMLLTVYGDQAQQGLDQAEQTIQKLEKLWSATDENSEIWALNHSGGNWVELSEDTQEILSRGLELCALTDGALDLTAYSAVQAWGFPTGAYRVPDEAELEQLVGTIDYTQVELDEQTGQARLSDGMSLDLGAVAKGGLGEVLSQDLKELGVTSALLELGGNIQTVGTKPDGSRWRVGIQDPNSQEGGYLAIVEVADQAVVTSGDYQRYFEQDGQTYCHIMDPATAAPADSGVDSVSIVGSDGTVCDALSTALFVMGEEKGAQFWKDHPELDFEAIFVSQDGTIAVTEGLEKHFTLADGYQDREVTVIHR from the coding sequence GTGAAGGGGCGGCTGAGCTTGCTGCTGGCCGGCGTGCTGGCGGCGGGAGCGGTGCTGACGGGCTGCGGGGGGGAGCAGAAGGTTTCCTCCCAGAGCAGCCAGGTATTTGCCATGGATACGGTGATGCTGCTCACCGTCTACGGCGATCAGGCCCAGCAGGGGCTGGATCAGGCGGAGCAGACCATTCAGAAGCTGGAAAAACTGTGGTCGGCCACCGATGAGAACAGCGAAATCTGGGCGCTGAACCACAGCGGCGGAAACTGGGTGGAGCTGTCTGAGGATACCCAGGAGATTTTGAGCCGTGGTCTGGAGCTGTGTGCCCTCACCGACGGAGCGCTGGATCTTACTGCATACTCCGCCGTGCAGGCCTGGGGCTTCCCTACCGGAGCGTACCGGGTGCCCGATGAGGCAGAGTTGGAGCAGCTGGTGGGGACCATCGACTACACCCAGGTGGAGCTGGATGAGCAGACCGGCCAGGCCCGTCTGAGCGACGGCATGTCCCTGGACCTGGGTGCCGTGGCCAAGGGCGGCCTGGGAGAGGTGCTCTCTCAGGACCTGAAGGAGCTGGGGGTGACCTCTGCTCTGCTGGAGCTGGGCGGCAACATTCAGACGGTGGGGACCAAGCCGGACGGCTCCCGCTGGCGGGTAGGCATCCAGGACCCCAACTCCCAGGAGGGGGGCTATCTGGCCATTGTGGAGGTGGCTGACCAGGCGGTGGTCACCTCCGGAGATTACCAGCGCTACTTTGAGCAGGACGGCCAGACCTACTGCCACATCATGGACCCTGCCACCGCCGCTCCCGCAGACAGCGGGGTGGACTCGGTGAGCATTGTAGGCTCCGACGGGACGGTGTGTGACGCTCTGTCCACCGCCTTGTTCGTCATGGGGGAGGAGAAGGGCGCCCAGTTCTGGAAGGACCACCCGGAGCTGGACTTTGAGGCTATCTTTGTCTCCCAGGACGGCACCATCGCGGTGACCGAAGGCCTGGAGAAGCACTTTACCCTGGCTGACGGTTACCAGGACCGGGAAGTGACGGTGATCCACCGATGA
- a CDS encoding DUF896 domain-containing protein: MEQKDIDRINELARLAKERELTEEEKEERGKLRRAYIDSVKANLEGQLNNTWLQKPDGSRVKLEKRKD; this comes from the coding sequence ATGGAGCAAAAGGACATTGACCGCATCAATGAGCTGGCCCGGCTGGCCAAGGAGCGGGAACTGACCGAGGAGGAGAAAGAGGAGCGGGGCAAGCTGCGCCGGGCCTATATCGACTCGGTGAAGGCCAACCTGGAGGGACAGCTGAACAACACCTGGCTGCAGAAGCCGGACGGCTCCCGGGTCAAATTAGAAAAACGCAAAGATTGA
- a CDS encoding Gx transporter family protein, whose product MTQRPVKGARRVTRLALLTAIALTIFMVEAQIPVAVPIPGVKLGLANIVTVYTVFALGAGDALLVLVSRVFLGAVFSGQMMTLLYSLGGGLLCWLAMVGLKRLLTVKQLWLCSPLAAICHNLGQLLVAAGVMKTWAVLAYLPYLVIAGAGAGLFTGLCAQFLMQRLDRLASGRKEENHGAKGH is encoded by the coding sequence TTGACGCAGCGACCGGTTAAAGGGGCGCGGCGGGTGACCCGGCTGGCCCTGCTCACCGCCATTGCCCTGACCATCTTTATGGTGGAGGCCCAGATCCCGGTGGCGGTGCCTATCCCGGGGGTCAAGCTGGGCCTTGCCAATATTGTAACGGTGTACACCGTCTTTGCCCTGGGGGCGGGAGACGCCCTGCTGGTGCTGGTGAGCCGGGTGTTTCTGGGCGCGGTGTTCTCCGGACAGATGATGACCCTGCTGTACAGCCTGGGCGGCGGCCTTCTGTGCTGGCTTGCCATGGTGGGGCTCAAGCGGCTGCTCACCGTGAAGCAGCTGTGGCTGTGCAGCCCCCTGGCCGCCATCTGCCACAACCTGGGCCAGCTGCTGGTGGCCGCCGGGGTGATGAAGACCTGGGCGGTGCTGGCCTACCTGCCCTACCTGGTGATTGCCGGAGCGGGGGCAGGACTGTTTACCGGGCTGTGCGCCCAATTTTTGATGCAGCGCCTGGACCGGCTGGCGTCCGGGCGGAAGGAGGAAAACCATGGAGCAAAAGGACATTGA
- a CDS encoding trypsin-like peptidase domain-containing protein, with translation MENNEFNFYNSENDGYRGSFGEYVDPTPAVPNPEGPENRKKPGRGFSKKVVALVLACAIVGGGAGVGGAALYQNLSRGGTVVYEGERPTVQTVVNNNNGEPMTPEQLYAANLASCVGITVNTTVNIFGQTTTSAASGSGFVLTQDGYIVTNYHVIEDAANDSSVTIEVSFADGTKYTAQLVGGEQDNDIAVLKIDATGLQAVTLGDSSQLVVGESVYAIGNPLGELTYTLTDGIVSALDRLITTSSQDANGNTVSTTLNVLQTNCAINPGNSGGPLFDSYGNVVGVVSAKMTESSSGVSAEGLGFAIPINDVKDIINDLIEHGYVTGKPYMGVQVSSVPEYAQRYGISAGAYVESVADGSCAQKAGLQQGDIITAIDDTAIDSSSALTAALSSNYKAGDTATLTVLRGSDKITLSITFDEKNEQTEAANQVQQESNQQQQQQQQSGGSYGWPFSGYSW, from the coding sequence ATGGAAAACAACGAGTTCAACTTTTATAATAGCGAGAATGACGGCTACCGGGGAAGCTTTGGAGAATATGTTGATCCCACCCCCGCGGTTCCCAATCCGGAAGGACCCGAGAACCGGAAGAAGCCGGGCAGAGGTTTTTCCAAGAAGGTCGTAGCCCTGGTGCTGGCCTGTGCCATCGTGGGCGGCGGCGCCGGCGTGGGCGGTGCGGCCCTGTATCAGAACCTGAGCCGGGGCGGTACCGTGGTCTATGAGGGGGAACGCCCCACGGTACAGACGGTGGTCAACAACAATAACGGCGAGCCTATGACTCCCGAGCAGCTCTACGCGGCCAACCTGGCCTCCTGCGTGGGCATTACCGTGAACACCACGGTGAACATCTTCGGCCAGACCACCACCTCCGCCGCCAGCGGTTCCGGCTTTGTGCTGACCCAGGATGGCTACATCGTCACCAACTACCACGTGATTGAGGACGCGGCCAACGATTCCTCCGTCACCATTGAGGTTTCCTTTGCCGACGGCACCAAGTACACCGCCCAGCTGGTGGGCGGCGAGCAGGATAACGACATCGCTGTGCTGAAGATCGACGCCACCGGCCTGCAGGCCGTCACCCTGGGTGACAGCAGCCAGCTGGTGGTGGGCGAGAGCGTCTACGCCATCGGCAACCCCCTGGGCGAGCTGACCTATACCCTCACCGACGGCATCGTCTCCGCCCTGGACCGGCTCATCACCACCTCCAGCCAGGATGCCAACGGCAACACCGTTTCCACCACCCTGAACGTGCTGCAGACCAACTGTGCCATCAACCCCGGCAACTCCGGCGGCCCCCTGTTTGACAGCTACGGCAATGTGGTGGGTGTGGTCTCCGCCAAAATGACCGAGTCCTCCTCCGGTGTGTCTGCCGAGGGCCTGGGCTTCGCCATCCCCATCAACGATGTCAAGGACATCATCAACGACCTCATCGAGCACGGCTACGTTACCGGTAAGCCCTATATGGGTGTTCAGGTCTCCTCCGTGCCTGAGTACGCGCAGCGCTACGGCATCAGCGCCGGCGCCTATGTGGAGAGCGTGGCTGACGGCTCCTGCGCCCAGAAGGCTGGCCTGCAGCAGGGCGATATCATCACCGCCATTGACGACACCGCCATCGACTCCAGCTCCGCCCTCACTGCCGCCCTGTCCAGCAACTACAAGGCCGGCGACACCGCCACTCTGACGGTTCTGCGGGGCAGCGATAAGATCACCCTCTCCATTACCTTCGACGAGAAGAATGAGCAGACTGAGGCTGCCAATCAGGTCCAGCAGGAGTCCAATCAGCAGCAACAGCAACAGCAGCAGTCCGGCGGCTCCTATGGCTGGCCCTTCAGCGGATACAGCTGGTAA